Genomic window (Vigna radiata var. radiata cultivar VC1973A chromosome 1, Vradiata_ver6, whole genome shotgun sequence):
CGGTGGCGAGTCAGTTGTCGATGACTTCGACGGGGAGCATGTTTTCCTCGCAGAAGCACCAATTGGGGACGAGGTCGGAATGGAGGTGCACGGAGAGAACCACCCGGATCGAGCAACCGATCGCGGCTGCGCTGGGAGATCTGCGCCTTGAAGCTCTCAACGATCTGCccttgttaaaaaaattgtaatggtTTCTTACAACTTGATTTGGTTCATTCCCGTTATGAACATTTTATAGTTCAGTGACtcttttatcttaatatttccAAAACAAATCCTCTATGGTCAGGGATTTTGCTTGCAATTGCTTCACCGGTTCAATTCCAGAGGAATGAGCTTCAATGAAATTAGCTTCGATATGAGTCCGAGTCTTTTCCAACTACATGCAAATTTTTGGCTCTATCTTTTCTTGTGAATCGCTTATCTGGAGAATTTCCAAAGCATTTAGGAAATTTTACAACTCTTAAATATCTGTATGTTCCAAACTctaatttaattcattcatatttATCATAGATATTATCAGGTTTATTGAAATCCTCAAGAATGAGGTATAACACTAACCTCTTCATTTGTCTTGTTTCCTATTAGAATGTTTGAAGCAAACCAATTTTGTGATGCGGTTCCACCTGAGCTTGGGAAACTAATCAACTTGCAAAACTTCTGAGGCATACCAattccttttcttgttttcatgGGTTGAtatgattatttgattttttattttttattttttatttttactttctctcCTAATCTAacgattttgtttttctgcaaTTTCAACACGAAAGGGTTCTGTCATCCAATCAATTGACTGGGAACTTACCGCTTACACTTGTTGGGCTACAAAATTTGACCGACTTGTGAGCTTTGATTTTGTTCCTTCTCCTTAATTATAACCCAATTACGTAACACATACACTGCATCTCATGCATACTATTCATTATCACATTGCAGTAACACATACACTGCATCTCATGCATACTATTCATTATCACATTGCAGTagaataaatgataataattttactgGAACAGTACCCAGTTTCATACAGAGCTGACAACATCTCCAGAGTGTGAGAATGGCGAAATTGGAGAGGAACATCGAAATACCATTGAAATCTGAGTAACGGATGTGGACATGCGATTTTAACTCAAACGGACATTGACATCCGTTTTTACCGTAAACGGATTAGACGAATTCTCATATCCGTTTAAAAAAGGttctttttataaactaaattttaactttgaaaaaaaacttttaaggataaaacaggaataaaagaataaaatgaagggtaagaaagaaaagaggggGTGGAGGAAGGaagtggggaggtgcagggagcaacATCCTAAGAAGAATTAGTCTAGTTTTAGATGCTTAAAAGATCCTTTATATCACTGGGCTTAGCCCGTATTCAATTTGCATACTTTTTTTATgtctgtttctttctttttacttcCCTTTTTTTCTCCTgcatttaaaaaagttatattttaaaatacatatttcgAAAAATATTTCCACGTACAAAGATATTTTTCAGAATAATTATACaatgaattttttaatgtattttaaggTAATCCAGTTCCGAAACCATGTTTCAGAATGGACATTTTCGAAATACATTAAAAAGTATATTCCGAATTACACCATCCAAAACTCAAAAAACTATCACGTTCGAGCTTCCTATATGTTAGATGAGCTacaactttcttttttacataGCACACACAGAAACTCAGTTGCAAACCATTGCTCCCCCAACATAAATGTGAAAGGTGAACATGTTTAGAAGAAGTTATGGTGTGGAATCATTTTATGCCTATGTTgtacaaatatatcaaatatatatgaCAAAAATAAGGTTCAAAGTGAAACGTAAGATGGTGATGGATCTTTCAATAAAAGATCGTTGAAAAGATACAACATCAATAAATTATGAGTCAAATCCAAACATGAGATTGACATCATTATTAGAATTGTGCAacgaaataattatatttggatCAAAATCAAAACGAGAttaattgatttctttaataaaacCGTGACTATTAAAATTTCTCCCCtttttaaaactgaatttttgaataaatttaatttttttagagaaaaataaagaatatagtTATCTCTCTAAAGattatatatttagttattaatCTCTCTAAAGATGGATGAACATATCACTAATAAACAATCACAACTTACAATCACAGAGAATAAAATTTGGGTTAGAAAACATCTTAAAGACACAAGAGATGAACAACACCTCCTTTGAACACACAAATGATGAATAGTTTTTCCTCGCTACAACATAAGTACTTAATCATTTAAGACACACTTAGTGAAAGTTCTTGCTCTACTCACACTAGATCTTACAAAAACTCTTTTTAAAACACAGAAAGTTTCTTTTGGCAGCATAACATTAAACctctaaaaataaaagttattgtcAAAACTAGGTTAGCCAAAATATATAGACTCTTATCTTCAAAAATTAGGTCAAGAAACTAAATAGTATGACTACAACTGTCACTAATAATCGATCATctcaagtgataattgattatcacagaACCTTTTCGAATACCTTTTTCAGAaggtgataatcaattatcacatagACTTTTATGAAAATCTGAAATTATTTTCGATAGTCAATTACCACTAAGGTTGATTGATTATCACAAAAcatttttgaaatatgatatTATGCAAGTTACTTTGTAACTCTCAAAGCTAAGtcttacaaatataaaagacttattacaaaagtttaaaacaaaactataagTCTTCCAATATCTTTTACATGTTTGAATTCTTAGACTTgcttttatcattattaaaatattatgatctttatcatcttcttttctgccaacaattaattaatctaaaacaaaaagaaaaatcacattcGATCTTGTTATCCATTAGGTGAGCTACAACCTTCTTTTGGACATATCAAACACAAAAACTCAATTACAAAGCATTTCTCCCTAACATAAACATGAAAGGTGAACATGTTTTCAAGAATTTATGGTGTGGAATCATTCTATGCATATGTTTGTTCAAATAGTtcaataaaatgagaaaaaaataagggCCAATAGGATGATCATGTGTTGAAGATTTACTTTAATTAAGGATATCAAAGTTATGATGGTGATGGGTCTTTCGAGAGAGGATCATCGAAAAGACACAACACCAATGGGATACGAGCCCAATCCAAACATAAGATATTGACGTTtgttaatgaaaaatgaaaagtgcACTGGTCGCACACAAcaagtaataaatattgttcTCTCTATAGgaacttgtgcaacacatgacaactctTACAATTCACAActcaattagaaaaaaaagatcACATAAGCAcaaagaaactctttttgggtTTTATCAAGCAATTAATGTGTAATGTGAAATTTAACATAAAGTATTGACAGTTGTCAAGACTAAATTTTATTCACTTCATTCACATACATTCACAAATAtctcaatttcatattcaaGTTAAAATCTACTCACTACTCAAATTATATTCCTAGCGACTTTGAATCTATGATAACTCATCAAAGTCCAATCCCTTGGATCATCAACAAGAAATTATCCATTAAGTTCAATAGTCTTAAGATTATTAATGAATCAAGTTCAATTCCTAGATACAAGCTCCATTAGGAAGTCAATTTCAATGTTAGGTTCAAAAGacattttctaaatcaaatactaacctaaatttgaaaaacatgtaCATACATATTAGCAACACAAATTATACAAGAATTtagtttattacatttaatcTCAACAAAATAGGGTTAGCTCTCTATGGTAAAGAACCTAGGGTTTCCAAAtagaagagatagggaagaaatagAAACCAAAGAGAATATTCAAGCCCTTTTCCCAAAGTTCTTTGCAGCCGCTCCATGCTCTGATAGCACCTCTCATTTGCGTTTTCATTTCCAAATTGCAACCCATCTTCCTCTCCAACCCCAAGGGAGGAAAATCACCATGAATGAAGAAAAATACCCAAGGAGGAATGAGTGAGCTTTCCAACACCCCTAGCAACCTCCAAGATGCTCTCTTAAGAACCTAAAAGTGTTTCTCTATTGTGCAAAAAAAGGGATGCCATGAACCCTCATGAGAAGCATAATTAAATACCCAAAATTTGACATGTCAATGTTACGACCGCTTGGCCCCGTCTTAGTATCACCAAGCACTatcaaataaaacacaaataacaACTCCCTGTAAGGCCACCACTTGACACCTCTAACCACTGCCTGACGTCGCCTTATATCGCTCGACATTCTTAGGCACGATTCCAATGAGGTTCAACACGAGTATTTGCTCTAAATTCATCTTTTGTTGTGTAATCATATTCCCTTGAGGTCCAACTTATTACTTTCCTTTACTAGGATTACTTTTTAATCACTTATTTCACATACTCAAAATAGATATTAGAGATAAAACAAGCACAaaataacaaacacaaaaaagaaacaaaaacaagataaactttaggataaaataagataaaaggtATAAAGAGTTGAATTTATTCACTCAAATTAACATCATCAACATCACCTTTAACCCAAAACCTCTTAATAATGGGTTTATGAGATTTATCTTTATATGGTATtcaactttctcatttttactcATTGTGGGACTGAGATTCACACTTGGCTATCTCAACAATCTTCTCCTTAAGTGTAAGTCATTTCACATTGGCACTTTCTCCTCAAGCTTAACCATGAGTACCCATTAGTTGTATCTACATTCATCATAACAAAATAGTTTTCTAACCTTCCGAATTGGTTACCAAGACTAACTATCGGTTATAGTTACTAATGGGTCTTTCGAGAGATAATTTCCAAGAAAACACAATATTAATAAGACTTGAGCTCAACTTATATAAGAAACTAACATCACTTCCAATCTAGAATCTTAAAACAAATCgtgtatgaaaatatttatatgatacttaactttcttatttttacttaaaatagaTCTTAGACTCACATTTAAAGTTTCCAACAAATGATTATTTTGGTTTATTGGCATGTCTTTGCCAAGGCCTCAATCTGggtgtaaaataatttttcagtGAAAGATACTTAAGTCATTTCAATTGGGTTATAGGGGttggaggaagaaaacatgGTGGTGTAGGAAGAAACCCTTTTATTGTTTGCGTTTTAACTCTCTTTAATAGTGGTCGTCCTCTCTTACACACGGAAATACATAGTTAACCCACATATTTGTTCTACTAATTTGTTTGGCTAAACTACGTTGCAAATTTAACtagatttattatttagtaaatgaaaataataataataataataataataataataataataataataataataataatagttaaaagtCATTCtagaaaaggaaataacatTTATGCGTAAAACTAACTGTTTAAATTAACATATGCTTTTATTTgcttgaataattttattttgtttttattaacttGTGAATAGTTAagagtttagtttttaaatcaaTCTTTTTTGAAGAATAGGTTGTGAATGACATCAACCTTTTGATGCTAGTTAATATTTCGTTGTTGTGAAAATCCAACGAATTAGAAAGTTCAGTTTATGACAATTTGGTGATTccaatttcacaattaattaatatattaaactttgaatattattctaatataaGCAAACATAACATACATATATCAATCCTAGTTTCTATTATCAGTTCACGGATTACAcaaaatcattatattatattgtgtACGCaacagtttttatttatttttatatagaatatACAATTTTAGAGTTCATAAAACTAATATATCAGAAAATGAGCTTAACCCAATTACACGTTGCTTGTAATCCAATGAGAgaggattttattttattcaacatTATGATTTTCCACTATTACGAGTTAGTCAGGATTATAAGGTAATAAAGAATTTGCTTcaaatgtttaatataattaaatattttaggaaTTGAATTCGAGATATATTATTGAGATAAGCAATTTTAGGTTAGTTGATTCATGTATTTAGTGTGCTTCCATTATCCAGATGACTTAATAATCTCAACTAACATAGTAATTAACATTGATAATTCACTAAAAGAATCGATCacataattaatttagtaagaagcaaatagataaaaattatttaaatgtgcATTTTACATAATTATCTTCACATTTAGAAAAAGATATCCCGACTATTTTTCAGTTATCttgtctttatattttatacaagaataaaatatatatattatgaatttcattGAAATATAGATTATatgttaaacttatttattgtttatgttttagttacataaaaatatttattgtataatatgaaaactaaatattaatttatcatatatcaATATTGCTCTTGCATCTTAAAATTGTGTGTTTTTTCGCCCTCTacattatcatttttcttttaaatattacttattaaaaaaagttagatttaagaaataaataataaagataacaaataatcctttctatatttgattagGCTAATGTAAAGATATTAATATAAACCTCATATCATAAATGCAAAGTTAAATCTCACAACCAACTTAtacatacaatttaaatttcaactctttgactaaaataatttacttataattattaatactgGACGCTAAAGCAACTTAAAAAcgaagactttttttttcttccgtACTATATACGAGGAAGCTAGGCGTAgatgatttttaaaaagtattttctgtttttttaattaaaattcaattttattttggttttcttactctaaactttatataaatataatattttttaatatgttatgtacaacttttaaaattaaataaagatcatgtgatgattttataattggagataaatatgatttttgcccataatatttaaaaatttaattcctATCAAAACTCAGTACATACTGATCCAAATCTAGTAACAGTTAAGTATACtatcttatggttcagtttttaaaaactgaactgataagagttacagttcagttaactgtgagaactgtatctactcttacatctttTCTAAGTTcagttcaattgtttcatcttgttaaaaaaactttatttaataataaaatattaataaaaataattgttcacataaaaaaataataattaattttttaaatatcacaaaatttatatttttatcaataaaaataaaaaatgtaatttatatttttatattttttaagttatatatatatatatatatatatatatatatatatatatatattttattaataaaataaataaataataaaataatttttaataataaaagaaatataaataaaatagaaaataataatattNtaataaaagaaatataaataaaatagaaaataataatattaaataattaaaaatcaatttattagacatttatgaataaaataaaataaatattaaaataattttcaattaaaaagaacatgtattgttatactatttagtttaaaaattagtacaattcagtttaaaattagtatagttactagttcagttcagttaaattatagtttagttaaaattagtgtaatttacaatttagttaatagttcagttagtgtaatttacaattcagttaatagtttagtttagtctacagttcagttaatagttcagttaatgcagtttacagttcagttcatactgcagtacagtacagttcggttcagtttgataaaacaaaatatagttcagttcagattgtctgaactgttttacagtacagttcagtttttagcagtgcagtacagttcagttcgatttgtccacccctatatataatataagtgaTGTACTTTTACTCCATGTGCCTAAGTACATGTTTTCTTTCAAAGTAggataaaacttaattaagtttttatagtcattaatattaaattttaagataacaCGGTATTGaatcatacttttttttaattcaataagaaaatttaaactccataattaaagtttgaataaatttgtagattgatattaatatatatatatatatatatatatatatatatatatatatatatatatatatatgaatttggtCTAATGATATTAATATACAGTTAAGAATTATAAACTATTGGTTACTTGAGATATTCACATATTTGTTctaatttaatgatattaagaAATTATAGAGAGTCATAAATGATTTGCAAGTAGGTgacatattcatatttattaactGTTGAATatcatgaattttaaaattatcaatttcaatatatagATTAATATCGGAAGTACTAAAATCTTACaactgcttttttttttatcccaatTTTGTGATTTTAGAAAACCAAACACAAACAATACTTTAACAATTTGTTTCAAAACTGTAACTTTACTTTATTTCTGTTTTGGACaacttttttcataatatttattttgactaTGTTTATATTTTAGCTGGAGCgaccacattttttttttctaaataaattttaaatttcaagtaTACTtacatataaaaacaaatataaatacttaTCCTACGTTTAGAcgcacttttttttataatttcagggatgaaattatgtttatttcctTACAACTTAGGTTAATCAAATTGATAAACAcgtttctttatttatttcataaacaaatgtgaaaagaaaattttcattttgcatcaaaatttgaaaaaaaaaagataaagaaacataaaaagaaaaaactcaagAATTAAAAAGATTGTAAATCCAGGTAAATATTTCTtcatctattttttattctggattaatttgatatataaaacacTGATAATCATACAActtttcacattcttttcttGGTGCTTAAACTGAGACACTGATAAAATTTGTACAAGTGTTCTGATTTTCATGAATAAAACCATTTGGCACAGAATGAAAATCCAGATTGTAGAGCAGAACTAGCATGGCTATTGAAGAGAGGAAAGTTGGCACAGGTCCAAAGATCCAAAGCAAGAAAGAAAGTGCAGAATAGAAAATCCTGTTTCCCAGTGTGTTCAAGAAAATGGCTTTATCGAAAATCTGAGTTAAATACTGTGGACTGACTAAGGACTTGTGATCTTCTGGAGAGCAAATAAGAATATTGATTTGATTGAGAAACCCTATGCAGGAAGTGtgacagaaaaatgaaaataagaatgcagCAAGGAGAATGCCATATTTCAGACCCACCATTAATTCCCCGTCTGCTCCAAAAATGGTGGACTCAATTGCATGTTTAGCACTGTAAGTGCTGCTTATCACTGCTCCAAGCCCAGCACATATCAGAATGGCTGATGTCGCCATTAGGGTTGATGCCATTATCCAGTTTCGAAGAGATTGGATCGCTACCACATTCTTTTTGTCAATTTCCTGCAACATAAAACATTGAAATCACTCATCATGGATGTCTTGGAAGCCAAAACAgacaaaaatattatgttttaggatgaaaatctaataaaatattaagtttgttgtataatttctaaaatctaatgaaaattaaactaattatttaaatttca
Coding sequences:
- the LOC106768809 gene encoding uncharacterized protein LOC106768809 isoform X2; this encodes MLLRDALSRCSSATLSSPIWLAPMTWRQRKLGQSVASQLSMTSTGSMFSSQKHQLGTRSEWRCTERTTRIEQPIAAALGDLRLEALNDLPLLKKLDFACNCFTGSIPEE
- the LOC106768809 gene encoding uncharacterized protein LOC106768809 isoform X1 yields the protein MLLRDALSRCSSATLSSPIWLAPMTWRQRKLGQSVASQLSMTSTGSMFSSQKHQLGTRSEWRCTERTTRIEQPIAAALGDLRLEALNDLPLLKKLMFEANQFCDAVPPELGKLINLQNF
- the LOC106757217 gene encoding uncharacterized protein LOC106757217, producing the protein MEWRKYYLDVILVPLGLVMIVAYHVWLWHKTQTQPFTTTFGREADSRRSWVLVMIKEIDKKNVVAIQSLRNWIMASTLMATSAILICAGLGAVISSTYSAKHAIESTIFGADGELMVGLKYGILLAAFLFSFFCHTSCIGFLNQINILICSPEDHKSLVSPQYLTQIFDKAIFLNTLGNRIFYSALSFLLWIFGPVPTFLSSIAMLVLLYNLDFHSVPNGFIHENQNTCTNFISVSV